The sequence CACTACGTCAAAGGCGTGAGCTGCCCCCATTGCCACGACCAGCGCAGCGAGCAGGAAAAAGACCGACTCGCCGAGCGCCAGCGGCAGGTGGAGTTGGCCGAGTCACGCGGGCAGCTGCACGTGGGCGCGCGCCAGGTCCGACCCGTCGACGGTCCGCAAGAGCCGGCTTAGCTCCAGGCAGTCCACCGTTCCCCGGCGCAGGCGGGCCGGCTCGGCCCAACCCGCGGCCCGGAAGCCTGCGCGCCGCAGCAGGTGCAGGGACACCAGGTTGTCGATGGCCACCTGGGCGACCAGTTTGGGTGCACCCAACTGTCCCGCCTCCCGGATCAGCTCTTTCACCAGCCGGGTCGCCACGCCGCGCCTCCAGTGCAGCCGGTCGGTCTGGTAGTCCAGCAGTGCGTGCGTCTCGCTGCCAGCGCCGTGCACCGTCAGGCTGCCCTTGGCAAGCCAGCCTGCCTCGCCGCTGGCGACCACCACCCGGGTGAGCACCGCGCCTCCCGGCTGTTCTTCCCTGAGTCTGTCGAACGCCCGCGCGATGCCCGCCTGGGTGTAGTGGGCGCTGTGTCTGGGTTCGTTGAACGCTTCAAAAGCCTGGCGGTTGGCACGTTCAAAGTTGGCCAGCGCCGCGCGGTCGGCCGCGCCCACGGGTCGGGTTTCGAGCGTGCCCATCAGACCGGCATCGGCAGGTGGGTGGCGTAGTGTCCGCCGCGGATGCCCTGCGCCTCCGCCACCTCGTGCGACAGCAATTCGGAGGCCGTGCCCACGCGGGCGGTTTCCCGGTGCTGCGCCAGCGCCCAGTAGGGCTTGTGGATCAGCATCGAGCGGAGGTAGCGGCCTTCCAGCGTGCACTCGACCCACTGACCGGCGGGTGCCAGATGGCCCAGAGACGGATTGCGGCCATCGATCAAGGTGAGCCAGGTGTGGCCCAGCAGCAGGATGCTGGCCATGACGGTGTCGCGGGCCAGTCGCCGCGTCTGCTCAAAATGTGCGAGAGCCTTGCCTGCATTGCCTTGCGCGTACTCGAGCATGCCTTGTGCCGCCAACGCGGTGCACTGGCGCAGCGGCTGGCCACCATGCTCCTGCCTCGCCTGCAAGCGCTGCACAATGGCCTGAGCCGCGCCGCGGCTGTTCGCCACCAATGCGACCTGCAGCACGAACAGCCAGTGGTCTTCAGGCCACCAGAGGGCCAAATCCGCGAGATCGGCCATGGCCTGTTCGGCCAGAGTCAAGGCCGATCTGGCGTCGCCCTGCAGGTGCAACTGCCGCGCTCGCAACCAGCGCCACACCGCCATGCCGAGTGGCGTCTGGCGCTCGTCACCCAGGGCAAGGCCTGCGACGCAGGCCTCCAGCCCGGTCTGGTCGCCACACCGGGCCAGAAAGGTGCCCCACTGGAGTCGGGCATGCAGGCGGGCCAGCGGGGCGCCCGCCTGATCGGCCGTCCGCACAGCCGCTTCAAGATGGCTGCGGCACGCATCGAATCCCCCGCGAGCACAGGCCTGCAGACCGCAAAAAATCCGGACCCACGCCCCCATGGGGGTCATGCCCAGCAGCCGGGAGACTTCCAACGCCTCGGCGTGGCCATCATCTTCAGGGAATCGGCCGCCAGCGCCAGGGTCTTGATCTGCGTGCGGTTGTAGTCGATCGGGCTCTCCACATTGGCGTTGACGATCTGCATCTTGGCGCGCAGGGGCTGCAGTTTGAGCTCCTGTTCCAGCCGGACCGTGGCGTAGGCGGTGGCGGCCTTGTCGACATCAACGCCCACTTCCTGGACCTTCTTCAACAGGTCCTTGGGGTCCAGGCCCATGTTGATGAGTTCCTGCACCGTCATCTCCAGGCTGCGCTTCATGGAGATGAAGGAGTTGAGCGTTTCCTGCGCGGCGTCGATGGGGGTCTGTGCAGCCGAGATGGCCAGCAGGTTGTCCATGACAGCGGGTTCGACGATGCTGCCCAGCACAAGGGAGGGCGAGTAGGGAATGGTGGTCGACATGGGGACTCCTGAATGACGGGGGGGAGGTTGGGGTGAGGGTCAGAACTTGCTGCCCATGGCCGCCTGCGGCGCATCACCGGCGTGCAGCGTGGCCCGGCAGGAGGCCAGTTGCGCGCCGTTGTGCGCACCCAGCTTGCGGCGCAGGTTGTCGCGATGCGTGTTCACGGTGTAGGGGCTGATGTTGAGTTCACGGGCGATCTGTTTGGAGGTGAATCCGCGCGCGATGAAGTCGAGGATTTCGCTCTCGCGCGCGGTCAATGGGGTGTCGGAAGCGTGGAACACATTGGAGAGAGTCATGGGCATCCCTGGTTGAAAGTGGTCTGGGCTGAAGCTCACGCGACCCATCCGGGAGACCTTCCGTGCGGAGGTTGATTCCGGTCGTTGGAGGCAGCAAATTCAGTGGGGCCAGTCTGGTGGAATCACCCGTTGGAGGATTGATGAACGGGTTATGAAACGCTCATGAATCGATGACTGCAGACGTGAACCAAAAGGGAGCGCACGCGCGGTTCGAAAAGGGGCTTTCCAAACGCCGACGGCCCCGGACGCTTGGTGCGTCCGGGGCCGGAAAAAGACCCGAAGAAAGGGGTGCGAGGCCCGTGGGGCCCGGGCTTACAAGGCGGCCTGCAGCATCGCGCGGTAGTCCTCGGCGCTGGCCAGGCGGGGGTTGGTCTTGTGGCAGTGGTCGGCCATCGCGCCTTCAATGACCTTGTCGAACAGGTCGGGCGTCACACCCATGGCGGCCAGGCCGGTGGGCAGGCCCAGCCGGGCGTTCATGTCGGTCACGGCTTCGGCCACATCACTCCCGCTGCCCAGTCCCATGGCGTGGGCCATGCGCTGCAGGCGCTTGTCCTTCTTCATCGACTCGGCCTCGGCGTTGAAGCGGATCACGGCGGGCAGGAACACCGCGTTGAGCGTGCCGTGGTGCAGGCGCGGGTTGACGCCGCCCAGGCTGTGGCTGAGCGAATGCACGCAGCCCAGGCCCTTTTGAAACGCCATGGCGCCCTGCATGCTGGCGCTCATCATGTTCAGGCGCGCGTCGCGGTCCTGGCCGTCTTTGGTGGCGCGCTCGATGTGCGCCCAGCCACGCGCCAGGCCATCGAGACCAATGCCGTCGGCCGGTGGGTTGAACGGCGGCGCCATGAAGGTTTCCATGCAGTGGGCGATGGCGTCCATGCCGGTGGCCGCGGTGAGCATGGGCGGCAGGCCGAGCGTGAGTTCGGGGTCGAGCAGGGCGGTTTTCGGCACGAGGTGCCAGCTGTGGAAACCGAGCTTGCGGCCGTCGTCCACGATCACGATGGCACCGCGTGCCACCTCGCTGCCGGTGCCCGCCGTCGTGGGCACGGCAATCAGCGGAGGGACCCGGTCGGTGATCTTGAGAGAGCCGCCTTCGATGGTGGCGTAGGTCTTGAGCGGGCCTTCGTGGGTGCAGGCAATCGCCACACCTTTGGCGCAGTCGATGGCGCTGCCGCCACCCAGGGCGATGAGCCCGTCACAACCCTGCGACTGGTACACCGCCACGGCAGCGCGCACGGCCGCCTCGGTCGGGTTCGACGGCGTCTGGTCGAACACCGCGGGCTGCAAGCCGGGCAGGGCGGCGGTGGCCTTGTCCAGCAGGCCGGCGGCCTTCACGCCGGCGTCGGTCACGATGAGCGGGCGGCGAATGCCCACGCGCTCGCACTCGGCCTGCAACTGCGAGAGCACACCGAAGTCGATCAGGATGTTGGTGATGTAGAGGATCTGGGCCAAGGCGGTCTCCGGTGCGTGTTGTGGGGGCTGGAAAACTATACGGTGGACACCGCATTCCACCTATGGCGACAACCCGTGCGCCGTCACCCACAAGACAGCTCTCCATGACCGTGGTGTGCGGACCGGTCCCGAGGACCGCGACAATCCACAACCATGTCCCACCAACCCGATCCCCGCTCGCTGCTCACGCCCGCCATGCGCCACGTGCTGGAGCGCATCGCACGCGCCGGGCATGTGCCGCTGCACGCGCTCACGCCGGCCCAGGCTAAGCTGGCCTACGAGGCCGGTGCCGGTGTGCTGGAGATTCCCTCGCACAAACTGGCACGGGTGGAAGACCTGCGTTTCACGGCGCGTGATGGTGCCGGGTTGAGCGCGCAGCTGTTCGCACCGGCCAGCGACACGGCGTTGCCGGTGCTGCTGTACTTTCATGGCGGCGGTTTCACCGTGGGCAGCGTGGCCACCCATGCCGCCTTGTGCCGGCACCTGGCGCACCTCGCGCACTGCGCGGTGGTGTCGGTGGACTACCGGCTGGCGCCCGAATGGACATTTCCGACCGCGGTGTTTGACGCCTGGGACAGCCTGCTGGGCTTGCGGGCCCAGTGCAGCGCACTTGGGCTGGATGCGAACCGCATTGCGGTGGGTGGTGACAGCGCCGGCGGCACGCTGGCCGCGGTAACGGCGATTGCCGCGCGCGATGCGGGTGTGCCGCTGGCGCTGCAGCTGCTTTTCTACCCCGGTTGTGTTGGCCATCAGGACACCGCCTCGCACAAGACCTATGCCCACGGCTTCCTGC is a genomic window of Hydrogenophaga sp. RAC07 containing:
- a CDS encoding GNAT family N-acetyltransferase, encoding MGTLETRPVGAADRAALANFERANRQAFEAFNEPRHSAHYTQAGIARAFDRLREEQPGGAVLTRVVVASGEAGWLAKGSLTVHGAGSETHALLDYQTDRLHWRRGVATRLVKELIREAGQLGAPKLVAQVAIDNLVSLHLLRRAGFRAAGWAEPARLRRGTVDCLELSRLLRTVDGSDLARAHVQLPA
- a CDS encoding response regulator transcription factor, yielding MTLSNVFHASDTPLTARESEILDFIARGFTSKQIARELNISPYTVNTHRDNLRRKLGAHNGAQLASCRATLHAGDAPQAAMGSKF
- a CDS encoding iron-containing alcohol dehydrogenase, with the protein product MAQILYITNILIDFGVLSQLQAECERVGIRRPLIVTDAGVKAAGLLDKATAALPGLQPAVFDQTPSNPTEAAVRAAVAVYQSQGCDGLIALGGGSAIDCAKGVAIACTHEGPLKTYATIEGGSLKITDRVPPLIAVPTTAGTGSEVARGAIVIVDDGRKLGFHSWHLVPKTALLDPELTLGLPPMLTAATGMDAIAHCMETFMAPPFNPPADGIGLDGLARGWAHIERATKDGQDRDARLNMMSASMQGAMAFQKGLGCVHSLSHSLGGVNPRLHHGTLNAVFLPAVIRFNAEAESMKKDKRLQRMAHAMGLGSGSDVAEAVTDMNARLGLPTGLAAMGVTPDLFDKVIEGAMADHCHKTNPRLASAEDYRAMLQAAL
- a CDS encoding alpha/beta hydrolase → MSHQPDPRSLLTPAMRHVLERIARAGHVPLHALTPAQAKLAYEAGAGVLEIPSHKLARVEDLRFTARDGAGLSAQLFAPASDTALPVLLYFHGGGFTVGSVATHAALCRHLAHLAHCAVVSVDYRLAPEWTFPTAVFDAWDSLLGLRAQCSALGLDANRIAVGGDSAGGTLAAVTAIAARDAGVPLALQLLFYPGCVGHQDTASHKTYAHGFLLEEPHIGYFFGHYLRSAADRDDWRFAPLDGVDEQGHVRELDDVAPAWIGLAECDPLVDEGVMYADRLRHAGVPVDIEIYAGVVHGFINFGRAIPQALTAHNDAARALRHAFTEN